A genomic segment from Aegilops tauschii subsp. strangulata cultivar AL8/78 chromosome 1, Aet v6.0, whole genome shotgun sequence encodes:
- the LOC109750846 gene encoding uncharacterized protein — MHAATSAGSMASIELGRGGASGSGNGIGIGRGGLAGTTSKKRLVMIIADPGRESTAAMDWALSHAVVEGDDILLLHVNMPPSGAPGGAAPPRTGSVGSSSGSQLAVFLGGGGSADGEFMETMRAACKARHPRARVHAERVEPATEGREAKAQTILAESQRRGVELLVIGHHRFSAFLRLRSASGTSRPRHDSTAEFLIEHSKCLCVSVQKKGKNAGYLLNTKTHKNFWQLA, encoded by the exons ATGCATGCGGCGACGTCGGCCGGCAGCATGGCCTCGATCGagctcgggcgcggcggcgctaGTGGCAGCGGGAACGGCATCGGCATCGGCCGCGGCGGGCTCGCCGGGACGACGTCCAAGAAGCGGCTCGTGATGATCATCGCCGACCCGGGCCGCGAGTCCACGGCGGCGATGGACTGGGCACTCTCCCACGCCGTCGTCGAGGGCGACGACATCCTGCTTCTCCACGTCAACATGCCGCCGAGCGGCGCCCCCGGCGGCGCGGCCCCTCCGCGAACCGGCTCCgtcggcagcagcagcggctccCAGCTGGCCGTGTTCCTCGGTGGCGGGGGCTCCGCGGACGGGGAGTTCATGGAGACGATGCGCGCCGCGTGCAAGGCGCGGCACCCGCGCGCTAGGGTCCACGCGGAGCGCGTCGAGCCGGCAACCGAGGGCCGCGAGGCCAAGGCCCAGACCATCCTCGCCGAGTCCCAACGCCGCGGCGTCGAGCTCCTCGTCATCGGTCACCACCGCTTCTCCGCCTTCCTCAG GTTGCGGAGCGCGAGCGGGACGAGCCGGCCGAGACACGACAGCACGGCGGAGTTCTTGATCGAGCACAGCAAGTGCCTGTGCGTGAGCGTTCAGAAGAAGGGCAAGAACGCCGGCTACCTGCTCAACACAAAGACCCACAAGAACTTCTGGCAACTCGCATGA